In the genome of Thunnus thynnus chromosome 6, fThuThy2.1, whole genome shotgun sequence, the window GAACAATATTTCTCTATTTCAGTGGATTAACTGCTGACTTCAGCCTCATTCATTTAGCACAATATCATATACGTAACCATCAATCACAGTTTTAAAACCCCTTTTATAGAGCTCTCGTTATAAAATGAGTCAGCtggaagaaatgtttttaaccAACTCAATGAGTTAAGGTTGAAGCTATCTTAATTAGCCAACTAGCTACAACTGATAAAATCTGCCAGTGACAATTAtacacagtactgtgcaaaagttttgtGCTCATTTGTGCTCAGTCTTGCCAGATTGTATGACCTGTGATATGAAACTGTCCTTGGTAGCAGAGTTTGGCTGTTCCTCACCCAGTTTGAAGCCTCCTACacagctgtttctgtttcagttaATGACTGTGTTTCAACCTACATGTGAAATTGATGATCATTAGCACCTGTTTGGTATAATTGACTGACTATAATCCTACAAAATCCTTGACTTTGTGCAAGTGTAACTTTAAGAATTGATGCTGGTTTGAAGGCAAAGGGTAGTAACACCAAATATTAATTTGAtttggatttttcttttgttggcTAACTTTGCATTTTgtaaattgataaaaataaacaattattatttatattgttggAAGCTTTCTTAGTTTACAGCATTTTTTCACACCTGCACATACCGTATGTGCCATGTAACAACCTAAATCTTGTCTCACATGGCTACAGTGCAGCAAACAGTCACTCGTGAACACCATTATTATTGCTGTAAGCACAAAAACAtgatcattttttgttttctgtcactgcAGACTGTGTGGAAATCATCTCCAGCATCAGATCAGTGAAGATCCTGAAGAGAGTGGGCAGTCCAAAGGGCATGTGGACCAGAGACCCCAAGTCGTCCAAGGTGTACGTCTTTAACGGGACGGCAGGAGACAGTTTCTACCAGTTTGACTCTGTGAGGGAGTTTTCCCGCTCTCCTGGAGTCAACAACAGCAGACGGATCACGCTTCCTTCTGAGTGGACGGGTCCCGGAAGCGCTGTTTATAACGGGTATTTGTACTTCATACAGCAAGAGGCTGACAGAGACGTGCAGGTGGTCAAATATGACCTGCTGAGTGAGTTGGTGACAGACTCTGCCATGTTCCCTTTGGAGGGCCGCGCCAGTGTTTACAACCTCAACCCAGAGACCATTGCGGACCTCACAGCAGACGACGAGGGCCTCTGGCTTCTGTATGCCAGCAGTGACAGCGAACCAAACATCAGCCTCGCAAAGATGGACCCTGCCACACTCGATATAGAACAAATCTGGGACACCCGGTGCCCACGGGAGAACGCAGAGGCGGCTTTCATAGTGTGTGGAACTGTCTATGTCGTTTACAACACCCGCCTGGCAAGCCGCTCCCGGGTTCAGTGCGTGTTTGACGTCAACGACATGGTGATCAGCGAGGAGGCTCCGCTGCTCTACTTCCCCCGGAGGTACGGAGCCCACACTAGTCTGAAATACAATCCGGAGGAAAAACAGCTCTACGGCTGGGACGACGGCTACCAAATCATTTACAGACTGACCATGAAGAGGAAACTCCTGGTCTGACAGCGGGGAAGTGGTGTTTCGTTTCAAAAGGCGCGGATAAAAAATGGGAGCAGTAAATTTGTACATGCCAGTCTTTCAGAAGCTTTGCACTTATCTCACAGCCAGCAGACTCTTCATTCATGGTAGATTTAATACAAATCACCCATaacatcacacatttttttttaaaatgaatcatctTTTGAactattatttattcatttgatccATATGTGTGTAATACATCAAAATAAgcaaaaagacatgaaaatgccaTCCAGTTTATTAGAGGCTGTCAAGTGTCACTGCTATGTGAtgtgtgtcctctctcctcatttaATTTGACCGTTTGATTCAGACAAAATCTCATTTCCTTTTGTGCCCGTTCCCGCTTATTAAGCCACTGGCTGTGTTGTCATTATATGGTGTGTTTGCCACAAAACTGACAGCGCAGCAACCCATTTTGCATAAGTCTTTtaatcaaagaaagaaaaatcatgtCACAGAACcaataacacatcacacacCCCCGTGGCAGAAAAAAACTCTTTTCTGCTGCCGATTTCAGACTTGTTagaacaaaacaatgacaatttGTGGCGGAAATACTGTATGCTATTtcaatttttactttattacacACTGGGTCACTCGTATTATGAGTCTTGATCATGATCTAGAATCTAAAACAAACTCGATAATAGACTTGTGTCTGAATTAACAACTGTTGATATCGATCACCAGGATATTTTCTTAAACATTTCTATCgttacaaatacaaaatgttcaataaaaaatTGGAAATTCAGTGCTATTATAACAGTTGGAAGGGAGACAAGATCATATCAAGAAACATTACAATATTAGGCAAAGCTAGAAGGTCTTGAAACAGTCCATAAACTGAGGCAATTGATTTAACAGGTTTCATCTACTGTGAAAACACACCACGTTGTCAGAGGAATATATGACCATCGTAAAgcacatgttaaaaaaaaaaaaaaaaaaaagataaagaaagagaggaaacagaaaatacgTCATTATTCAACCACTTGATTCAAATTTTACACTTAAATAAGATATAATTAATCTATGAATAATGTCTAAAGAGGAAATTTCACCAATAAAACAACTGTGAGAATGAGAGTCAAACTGTCATGTTTGTGGAGAGGCGTCGGTGCGATGATGGATTACGTCAAGCATGAACAATGATGCGCTGACTCATTCTCGCTCTAACAAGTGCCAATTAGAGAAATGCCACCGCTCTGTAGACGCTGACCTGTCCGCCCATCGGCTGCCCCCGCGCTGTCGTCTCTGCCTCGCAGACACACAAGAGATACCACACAAGGTAAACTAACCCGTGAAGCTAATGTTTAAAACAGATCCTGCGGGGGGTTCTGCTGAATGCATCTGCTCTTTTtcaatgacattttcacaacCTCTGTGATATATAGTGTATTCATTGTACAGTAGTCTGCAACTGAGGAAACTGAGGACAGTTTGTGCTGTTGTATCACATGTCCAGAGTCTGTTAGTGTCCTCTGCTTGCTGAATGAGACACCAGCAGTCCAGACTGGTCTAGCCCAGAGCCAAGAACATTGTTAGACATCAGACTAAAGCTGCTGTGGGCAGCTGTTCAGATAATGCAAAACTGGATGCAATTCAAAAAACGGTCCTCATATCGAAAAGAAATtatctgcacatccctattaactataatctgtgtgtgtgtttcctggcATTGTTCCTGCCTTATGTCACATTGACTCTGTAGCTTTAACATTTCCCAGCCTGAATGTACTGATTGTATCTGTGCTTGCCaattacagcaaaacaaaactactactactggAGGGTAAGCCTGAAACTAGAAGAAAATAATGTCCGTAGAGACCAAATGATTATGTTTTATTCTCACCACAAAGATATGGGatcatgtttttaattaacagcAATAGACGGGGTTTCCGTTCAGACACAGAAGACGTTTTGATTTGTCCCAGCAGGAAACGCTCAGGTGGAACTGATAGCATTAACAATTCAAAGAAGCCATACTGGTGAACCATCATGCAGTATACCAGCATCATACATTTGGAAAAGCTAAATgggattcagccatcattaatgttattaattgcacctgtgtttttcctgctttgacatgtcagaacgtctgctgtgaaaaaaggtcTGTTAAGGATGCTTGTATAGCAGAGGGGAAGAAAACTCATTGTCACAATGTCTTGAAAGCATCTGTATGGACATTTTCAGCATTTGAAAATAAACCAACCTTGCTGGAAACCAGTAAAATGACTGTTAAGAGGTAAATTTGTACATGGCACTAATCCTCACATTTTTTTGTACCACAGTCTGTTTGACATCTGTCAGTTCAAGCTTGCTAACATGacactagagctgcaataattagtcgattaatcacctagtcaactgacaaaaaattaaccagcaactattttgataatcacataataattttagtaattttttggggaaaaaagccAAATTAATTTGCTGGTTTctgcttctgaaatgtgatttGATGAGtattctttgtcatacatgatagtaaactgaatatatttgggttttgtacTGTCGCtcggacaaaataagacatttgagggCGTCACTTTGAGCTGTGGGAAATTATCGCAGGATCGCCACGTTTGAACATCACGTTTCTACTCTTTTCTGACATCATATAGagaaaacaatgaatcgattaatcaggaaaataattgttaattgcagccctacagTACATGAAGTTAGCCCTTGCAGGTGGTGAGAAATGACAGTTTGTACCCGAGCCTTTTTTCACCTCTCATGTATTAGCATACTGTAGAGTCGGGTCACAGAGTAAACCTTCAGTTTTTCTTAAAGATAATTAACCTGCGATGTTTGAAAAACGTTTAAAAACACAGTATTCCCAAAGACTCTTctaaccatctggatgaaaaaatattctgtaaacTGTGcgataaaacagatttttaacacGTTTTCCAACTTTCCTATCTGGTCGCCAGGGtcatctttgtttatttcattggGAAAGAGGTTAAAAATCTTCTTTATCATACAGCAGAGTGAATATTAATTCATCCAGATGGTTAAAACAGTCTTTGGAGATTCTGGGAATATGGTCAGAACAACAACCTCCAGTTAATTATCTTTTAGACAAACCCATGGTCACCTCTCTGACCTCAATATATGCTAATCACTGCTGAGTCTACTGTAAGTGTATCTCAAACCATCAACGGGCTGCTGGGGTTAAAAGTACAGAAGCTCCCCTCTTACGTTagcattaaaaatatatgaacaTATATTAAATTCCTGCTGTTTGCCTGGTGCACAAGTTAAGAGCACATAAGCCCCCTGATTGTGGATATTATATTGGCAACATTAGCATGAACGAAAATCCTGTTGTATACCATCAAAATATACCAGACGCTAAATATATGCCAGAAGTtagttgaaaaacaaaaactatgtCAACGCaggatttaatttttaatttaaaggattATTTATCAGCCACAAAGGATCATGAAAACAGACTCTACACACCTGATTTTTTCTCCGTGACAAATTATAAGCGTGACAGTGTGACGCAATTTCACACAAAACGTTTGCAATATTCATTAAACAGCCATAGACTGTGTAGGCGTTTCACCTTAAAACAAGACTTTCTTCTTCAACAGTTTCTGTTTAAAACCATCCACTACATCATTAAAGTCCAGACCAGACTGCTGGGTGCTAGTATCTAACTAAGCACTCTGAGCTGAAAGTAAGGTTTAGAACATTTTGAGCATCATGTTTGTGATTTGTGCAGTTTACGGTACAAATAAGACTTTTCACGTTCATCTCTCCATCAGCTCTCATTTTTTCTACCCCTCGTATACGTGTGCATCTCTTGCGATGATGTAGTGCACAAATCCGTCtattacagcaaaacaaaacaactactAGTGGAATGTAAACCTGAAATTGTGAGAAAATCATGTTAATAACCTTGTTCTAACCACAACGCTATATGGAGCCTCCATTGGgcaatatttttaattaaaagctaTTGacacattgcttttttttcaccCGAACAATTAAAGACAAGTAATCCAAGTTTTAACTGGAAATTTGTGCATCTTTTATCTCACTAAAATTTAGGTTATTATAAAGAGAGGAAATAACAAACAGGTACCCAAAGGATTCATACTGAAGCAAAGAAAACTGACACAGCAGTGCTGCAGTCTTTTTCTAAACACACATCAAATATCCTCAAAAATAATCTATTTACCACATGTTGCAGATCAAACATCTGGATGGCAAATTCAAACACACGTTTTCCCCGCGGACAGAGCCGACAGTATGATGAGTGACAGAATAAACATTGAGAAAGTCGCATGTTTCTAAGATCAAAAGAGGAATATGTGTTCACCttattcaggtttttctcaatCACCACCAACAAGGCTACATATATTCAAAATgtcagtaattttttttttttatctatacCTATCATAtcttttctggttttctgtttttagaaaacataacatacatacagtaaccGGCAGACGTCTGTACATGAAACTATACACATCCACTAAAGCCTGTtcagaaaaagaacaagagGAGACAAAAGCGGTGCCGAGTGTTCGTCTGAAGGAAAacatgagtgtttgtgtgtgtgcgttctcACTCGGAAGAAAGGGCGCCATCGCTCaaaagcaaacaacaaacagagaCGGAGGTAAGGGTGTTTGAAGTGTGCTCGAAATTTCCCTGTTTACAGAAACCTCTtgacaaaaagcttttttttt includes:
- the olfml3a gene encoding olfactomedin-like protein 3B gives rise to the protein MKPVLVLLVSMAWTFTGAQHYYQGLMDYLENRLLAIEDRMQLWHEQSHRYHTELLDFKKLTAETMDGLRQEHSMLFKDLEGAGVRVDRMEREMDYVESQTSPRACVNKADKVVEQGAWALEESRGEEEEEDDWEELHSRVSDCVEIISSIRSVKILKRVGSPKGMWTRDPKSSKVYVFNGTAGDSFYQFDSVREFSRSPGVNNSRRITLPSEWTGPGSAVYNGYLYFIQQEADRDVQVVKYDLLSELVTDSAMFPLEGRASVYNLNPETIADLTADDEGLWLLYASSDSEPNISLAKMDPATLDIEQIWDTRCPRENAEAAFIVCGTVYVVYNTRLASRSRVQCVFDVNDMVISEEAPLLYFPRRYGAHTSLKYNPEEKQLYGWDDGYQIIYRLTMKRKLLV